In Bacteroidota bacterium, one DNA window encodes the following:
- the hutU gene encoding urocanate hydratase — MLTSISSEKLDLSTSKTPTGTKLSCKGWVQEAALRMLLNNLDPDVAERPEDLVVYGGRGKAARNVESFHLIVKALKDLNDDETLLIQSGKPVAILPSHKDAPRVILSNSQLVPKWATWEVFDELEKKGLIMYGQMTAGSWIYIGSQGIVQGTYETFNAVADKHFGGSLKGTLSVTAGLGGMGGAQPLAVTMADGVCLAAEVEEWRAQKRVDTKYLDFIERDLDKAIDLALEFKAKGENKSIGVICTAVKLLKRLIERNIVPEVLTDQTSAHDPLIGYLPEGLTNEEANVLRETDPAKYIDMAYDSMAEHVRLMLELQSRGSVTFDYGNNLRARAQERGVKNAFDFPGFVPAYIRPLFCEGKGPFRWAALSGDPQDIYETDKVILELFPENKSLHRWMKMARERIAFQGLPARICWLGMGDREKAGLAFNELVRTGKVKAPIVIGRDHLDTGSVASPNRETEAMLDGSDAIADWPILNALINTAGGASWVSLHHGGGVGMGYSIHSGMVIVADGTADAERRLKRVLHNDPAMGVIRHADAGYDIAKDTARKFRLDLNTRLK, encoded by the coding sequence ATGCTCACAAGTATATCCTCTGAAAAATTAGATCTAAGTACATCAAAGACGCCAACCGGCACTAAGCTCTCTTGTAAAGGCTGGGTTCAGGAAGCGGCATTGAGAATGTTGTTGAACAATCTCGATCCTGATGTTGCTGAACGTCCGGAAGATCTGGTCGTGTATGGTGGAAGAGGAAAGGCAGCACGTAACGTTGAAAGTTTTCATCTGATCGTAAAAGCGTTGAAAGACTTGAATGATGATGAAACATTGTTGATCCAAAGTGGGAAACCGGTTGCAATACTTCCCTCACACAAAGATGCACCGAGAGTAATTTTAAGCAACTCTCAGTTAGTGCCGAAGTGGGCAACATGGGAAGTGTTCGATGAACTAGAAAAGAAAGGTTTGATCATGTATGGTCAGATGACAGCAGGTTCTTGGATCTACATCGGCTCGCAGGGAATTGTACAGGGAACGTATGAAACATTTAATGCTGTTGCTGATAAACATTTTGGTGGTTCATTGAAAGGGACTCTTTCTGTAACAGCAGGACTCGGTGGAATGGGTGGTGCACAGCCTTTAGCTGTGACAATGGCTGATGGAGTTTGTCTGGCCGCAGAAGTTGAAGAATGGCGTGCACAAAAAAGAGTAGACACAAAATATCTTGACTTTATCGAAAGAGATCTTGATAAAGCAATTGATCTCGCATTAGAATTTAAAGCGAAAGGTGAAAATAAATCGATCGGTGTAATTTGTACAGCAGTTAAGTTGTTGAAGAGATTGATCGAGAGAAATATTGTTCCCGAAGTATTGACTGATCAGACTTCGGCACATGATCCGTTGATCGGATATTTACCTGAAGGATTGACGAATGAAGAAGCAAATGTTTTGCGCGAGACAGATCCTGCAAAATACATTGATATGGCGTATGATTCTATGGCAGAGCATGTACGTTTAATGCTTGAATTACAATCACGCGGATCTGTAACATTTGATTACGGAAATAATTTACGAGCACGTGCACAAGAGCGTGGAGTAAAGAATGCATTTGATTTCCCCGGATTTGTTCCGGCATATATTCGTCCGCTTTTCTGTGAAGGAAAAGGTCCGTTCCGTTGGGCAGCATTGTCAGGTGACCCGCAGGATATTTACGAAACTGATAAAGTCATTCTGGAATTATTTCCTGAGAATAAATCATTACATCGCTGGATGAAAATGGCGCGTGAAAGAATTGCATTTCAGGGATTGCCTGCAAGAATTTGCTGGTTAGGAATGGGCGACAGAGAGAAGGCAGGTTTAGCGTTTAATGAATTGGTAAGAACAGGAAAAGTAAAAGCTCCGATCGTAATTGGTCGTGATCATCTTGATACCGGTTCTGTTGCATCTCCGAATCGTGAAACGGAAGCAATGCTGGATGGAAGTGATGCCATCGCTGACTGGCCTATTCTGAATGCATTGATAAATACAGCAGGTGGTGCCAGTTGGGTATCGTTGCATCATGGGGGTGGAGTAGGTATGGGGTATTCAATACACTCAGGAATGGTGATTGTTGCTGATGGAACTGCCGATGCAGAGCGCAGACTGAAAAGAGTGTTGCATAACGACCCTGCAATGGGAGTGATCCGCCATGCTGATGCCGGTTATGATATTGCAAAAGATACTGCAAGAAAATTCCGTTTAGATCT
- a CDS encoding LysM peptidoglycan-binding domain-containing protein → MTKPGDTVFSISQEYGIKSKYIYKYNELNEGASIPPGKKILLQKKS, encoded by the coding sequence ATAACAAAACCCGGAGATACTGTTTTCTCTATCTCTCAGGAATATGGAATTAAATCCAAATACATTTATAAGTATAACGAACTGAATGAAGGAGCTTCGATTCCTCCGGGAAAGAAGATATTACTGCAGAAAAAATCCTGA
- a CDS encoding pyridoxal-phosphate dependent enzyme, translating into MLNLQSKSILQEIRLPESGDFKISVLREDLVHPFTGGNKWRKLKYNLIDFREQNKKVLLTFGGAYSNHLIATAAATHQLGIDSIGIVRGDEISNPCIQFMLENKMKLIFVSREEYRQKDNAEYISNLLLTLKSKGIIKDPDDVFILPEGGSNLAAVEGTSEIANEIPEANYIFCACGTGATVAGISKGVKPGQEVHGIPVLKGAQFMQKNISDLGGDLSKITLHYDYHFGGYAKSTSELDNFCREFYFQNNIQIEPVYTGKMFFAINDLLKKGTFQTKSSITAIHTGGIFPFYP; encoded by the coding sequence ATGTTGAATCTCCAATCCAAGTCAATCCTTCAGGAAATCCGTCTACCGGAATCAGGAGATTTTAAAATTTCCGTTTTGCGCGAAGACCTTGTGCATCCTTTTACCGGCGGAAACAAATGGCGCAAGCTGAAATACAATCTGATCGATTTCAGAGAACAGAATAAAAAAGTGCTTCTCACTTTTGGCGGCGCATATTCAAACCATCTGATCGCAACTGCTGCTGCTACTCATCAACTTGGAATTGATTCTATCGGAATTGTTCGTGGTGATGAAATTTCAAATCCATGTATTCAATTCATGCTTGAAAATAAAATGAAACTGATTTTTGTTTCGAGAGAAGAGTACAGACAAAAAGATAATGCGGAATATATTTCCAATCTGTTACTAACATTGAAGAGTAAAGGAATTATAAAAGATCCTGATGATGTTTTTATTCTTCCCGAAGGCGGATCCAATCTTGCAGCAGTAGAAGGAACTTCAGAAATTGCAAATGAAATTCCTGAAGCCAATTATATTTTCTGCGCATGTGGAACAGGTGCTACAGTTGCCGGGATCTCAAAAGGTGTAAAACCCGGACAAGAAGTGCATGGAATTCCTGTATTGAAAGGTGCGCAATTCATGCAGAAAAATATTTCAGATTTGGGTGGCGATCTTTCAAAGATCACTTTGCATTACGACTATCATTTTGGAGGTTATGCAAAATCAACATCTGAACTCGATAATTTCTGCAGAGAATTTTATTTCCAAAACAACATTCAGATCGAACCTGTTTATACCGGAAAAATGTTTTTTGCAATAAATGATCTACTCAAAAAGGGAACCTTTCAGACCAAAAGCAGTATTACGGCGATCCATACAGGCGGAATTTTTCCATTTTATCCATAA
- a CDS encoding glucosaminidase domain-containing protein has translation MTMKVSSILAFFLLIGLNSTFAADPKAARLQYIADHKEDAIREMIKSGVPASITMAQACLESSDGKSPLAVQANNHFGIKCANWVGPSYIQDDDEKDECFRKYNTTLESYDDHSNFLKTRSRYAFLFELDKTDYKGWAKGLKKAGYATDPAYATRLIKIIEDYQLHLLDTQEELPLYADSKTPAPSPNSNTNTTTASNSTSTDEVIAESYPKRDIKEKRVFVPSVEVVDAFATRKVKEKNGIKYVIARHGDTYESLAKELNLGYWQLPKYNEVRDDANLSEGQIVYIQPKKKKAIKNSI, from the coding sequence ATGACTATGAAAGTTTCATCCATTCTTGCCTTCTTTTTACTTATTGGCTTAAATTCAACTTTCGCTGCAGATCCAAAAGCAGCAAGATTGCAATACATTGCCGATCACAAAGAAGATGCTATCCGTGAAATGATCAAGTCCGGCGTGCCTGCTAGTATTACTATGGCTCAGGCTTGTCTTGAATCAAGTGATGGAAAAAGTCCGTTAGCTGTTCAGGCTAATAACCACTTTGGTATCAAATGCGCTAATTGGGTTGGACCTTCGTACATTCAGGATGATGATGAAAAAGACGAATGTTTCAGAAAATACAATACAACTTTAGAATCATACGACGATCACAGTAATTTCCTCAAAACCCGGTCACGTTATGCATTCTTATTTGAACTCGACAAAACAGATTACAAAGGCTGGGCGAAAGGTTTGAAGAAAGCCGGGTATGCAACTGATCCTGCTTATGCTACCCGTTTGATCAAGATCATAGAAGATTATCAATTGCATTTACTGGATACTCAGGAAGAACTTCCACTTTATGCTGACAGCAAGACTCCTGCTCCTTCACCAAATTCAAATACAAATACTACTACAGCTTCTAATAGCACTTCAACTGATGAAGTAATAGCTGAGTCTTATCCTAAAAGAGATATAAAAGAGAAACGGGTTTTTGTTCCTTCTGTTGAAGTTGTTGATGCATTTGCAACCCGCAAGGTAAAAGAGAAAAACGGAATTAAATATGTTATAGCCCGCCACGGAGATACATATGAAAGTCTTGCAAAAGAATTAAATCTCGGCTACTGGCAGTTACCAAAATATAATGAAGTTCGTGATGATGCAAATCTTTCAGAAGGTCAGATAGTGTACATCCAGCCAAAGAAAAAGAAAGCGATAAAAAATTCTATATAA